GCTAACTATGCGGGTTGCTTGGATGGTTGGACAGTACCCAGAATTCCAAGGAAGATCCGATAGGGGGCTAACATACACATGGCTACTACCATCTTCACACTAAAGTCACCCAGTGCCCACGACACCCAACGAGAGACCTCAACAGGCAAGAAGCCAAACAATGGTGCTGCTTCTACCGCAAACGCATCATGGTAACCTACAAACGCGAAGCTTGAAGAAAATGCGATGCCAAAAAATAGAAGTGTATCCAAAATGCTTCCCAATGTTGAAGAAACAATTGGGGCAGCCCACCATGGTTTTCTGCGAAGACTGTGAAAAATCTGAATATCAAACAGCTGTGCAAACAAGAAAGCCGACCCAGATGCTAGGGCGATCCGCGGTGTTGCAAGTGCAATAGACAGGACAACGGCAACAGCAAATCCTGCATAAACAACACGGCGTGCTGCCTTAGGACCAAAATTCCGGTTAATCAGATCCGTTACCAAAAATGCAATTGGATAGGTAAAGGCCCCCCAAGTCAGAAGGTCTTGAAGAACAACTGGACCAAGATTTCCATTTACGGGGTATTGGACAAGAATGTTGGATGCCACAACGACTGCGGTCATTGCCACTATGCCGAAAGCCACCGGCTTAGCGGTGGCTGCCTTTATCGTAGAACTCATCGTGATATGTCTTTGGCTGCTTACGCAGCTTCTGCCTGACGACGACGAATT
This genomic window from Pseudovibrio sp. M1P-2-3 contains:
- a CDS encoding VUT family protein, producing the protein MSSTIKAATAKPVAFGIVAMTAVVVASNILVQYPVNGNLGPVVLQDLLTWGAFTYPIAFLVTDLINRNFGPKAARRVVYAGFAVAVVLSIALATPRIALASGSAFLFAQLFDIQIFHSLRRKPWWAAPIVSSTLGSILDTLLFFGIAFSSSFAFVGYHDAFAVEAAPLFGFLPVEVSRWVSWALGDFSVKMVVAMCMLAPYRIFLGILGTVQPSKQPA